Within Candidatus Poribacteria bacterium, the genomic segment GGACGCGTGGTCAACAAAAAACGGACTCTATCTCTCCATTCACTCTCATTCCTAAAGTATTCACTAAGAATTTGCTGTGCTGCCTCAATTGCATTCCGTTCATTGACACCATCAAGGACAATGAGGGTTTTGCGCCAGATTTTTGCGGGTTTGTTCTGAAGTTTGCCAATTTTTTCTTTCTGGTAAGATGGATAGACTGAACTAAAGCAGGCGTAAAGCAAATCAAATATAGACTTGCAATCTTTCCAATATTTACTATCTAACCAAAAAGCGACAATATTCTCGTTATCACAGATTGAGTTCATCGTCTTAGCAGCAAGCCAGGTTTTTCCGTGGCCTTCTTTGCCTTCAAGACAGCAAATAGGTGCGTCCGCGGTATTCCACCAATCCGAGATTTTTGATTCTACGGATTTTCGATCTATTGCTTCAGACAGATTAATCGGATTGAAACCTCTGTCTCTGTTAAAACGTTCAAGTAGATATTCTTCAATATCCTTTTGAACATGCTTTTGGGTTTGAATTCCATCCTCTAACTTGCTTCGGACAGCCTTCATTTTGTCTTTTGTCTTTGAATCAGTCTTTGCTATTTGAACCCAATCTAAGAATTCCTGATCGGTGTTTGAGAGGTTAAAGAAATGGCAGATATCCTCCCAGAAGGTAACGCATAATGCCCCGAGATCTGATAACTCATCAGAAAGTTCAAGGGTAACAATATTCACGCCGGTTTCCCTAGCAATGGCATCCAATTCATAATTTAATTGCTCTGTATCGCGGGAGACAGCCAACACATAGGTTTGAAGATTTAATGCTGGATCTCGCCTCGCTTGACCAATATCTCCCTCAATTGTTTTAACATCAGGGAGGTTTCCTTTAGTGTATCTCTTGGTTTGTATTAATACATTACCAGACACACTTCTAGCGTCGCCTCTTGGTTGATCGCCAGATCTGGCAACTACAAAACGGTCTTCAAGAAACGATGTCAGCAGGGCAGCAGTGAGTTTTTCAAACTCTTTAGGTTTTATTGACTGAATGAGTTCTTTTAGTTTTTCACAACCTTGTTCTACCGGAAGCGGGTCGATCTGATCAACTGCTCCACTTTCGTCTGGTGACGGATCTTGGCGCGATTTGAGATTAACCTGAAATTCTACCTCGTGGGTTTCATCCCAATAGTCAGCAAGGTTATGTGTGTCCCAAAATTCGCCTATCTCCTCTGGGGTCGCATCGGGAGGGGGCATTGGATCTGGCTTTTTATCTTTTCCTTTCATAATTCCTTCGCTCCGTTCTGGTCATATCTCTTGCACTGATAATCAACGCCCGACGATTTGGTTTTTGAATGAAAAAAACGATAAGATAACGTCCCGCATCCGTCTGTCCCATAGCCGAGTAAACATCTTCACCAGACCGATTGCCTTTAGAGACGAAACGAAAATGAGGACGATTGGTTAAGACTTCTTCTACTTCCGTTTTTTCTACACCATGCTTTGTCGCTAATTTCTCAATAAATTGTTGCTGCCATATAATCTCATCAATCAGCAAATTTCCACTCCGGTCCTGTGTTGGCGTTCTGGCGGCTAACTTGGTACTTGTAAGGATAAGTTTTGCAATTAAAGTGCAGGGTCAGGCGAGTGCCACACACTTTCCCGGTTCTTTTTGCTTGCAACATTATATCACATCTTTGAGCGTCTTTGCAACATTTCGTTGATGTATTTTAGGGGTATTTGGTTTTAAACATTTATTGGGATTTGTGCATTTTTTCGGGATCCGATGCGGTTAGGAAACCGCATCTACCGGGTCTGGAAGGCTGGCGATGAATCGTC encodes:
- a CDS encoding BrnT family toxin, with product MLIDEIIWQQQFIEKLATKHGVEKTEVEEVLTNRPHFRFVSKGNRSGEDVYSAMGQTDAGRYLIVFFIQKPNRRALIISARDMTRTERRNYERKR